One window of the Cryptomeria japonica chromosome 7, Sugi_1.0, whole genome shotgun sequence genome contains the following:
- the LOC131071191 gene encoding S-adenosylmethionine synthase 2, giving the protein METFLFTSESVNEGHPDKLCDQVSDAVLDACLEQDPDSKVACETCTKTNMVMVFGEITTKANVDYEQIVRKTCREIGFISDDVGLDADKCRVLVNIEQQSPDIAQGVHGHLTKRPEDIGAGDQGHMFGYATDETPELMPLTHVLATKLGAKLTEVRKNGTCSWLRPDGKTQVTIEYKNEKGAMVPLRVHTVLISTQHDETVTNDQIAADLKEHVIKPVIPAKYMDENTIFHLNPSGRFVIGGPHGDAGLTGRKIIIDTYGGWGAHGGGAFSGKDPTKVDRSGAYIVRQAAKSVVAAGLARRCIVQVSYAIGVPEPLSVFVDSYGTGKIPDKEILNIIKNSFDFRPGMISISLDLKRGGNGRFQKTAAYGHFGRDDPDFTWEVVKPLKTSV; this is encoded by the coding sequence ATGGAGACGTTTTTGTTCACATCGGAGTCGGTGAACGAGGGTCACCCAGACAAACTGTGCGATCAAGTATCTGATGCAGTTTTAGATGCTTGTCTGGAGCAGGACCCCGACAGCAAAGTCGCCTGCGAGACCTGTACCAAGACCAACATGGTCATGGTCTTTGGCGAAATCACCACCAAAGCTAATGTCGACTATGAGCAGATCGTCCGCAAGACCTGCAGAGAAATTGGGTTCATCTCCGATGATGTGGGTTTGGATGCAGACAAGTGCAGAGTGCTTGTCAACATTGAACAGCAAAGCCCTGACATTGCCCAGGGTGTTCATGGCCATCTCACCAAGCGCCCTGAAGACATTGGAGCAGGGGATCAGGGTCACATGTTCGGGTATGCCACGGATGAAACCCCTGAGCTCATGCCCCTTACCCATGTCTTGGCCACCAAGTTGGGCGCTAAGCTTACAGAGGTCAGAAAGAATGGCACCTGTTCATGGCTGAGACCTGATGGAAAAACCCAGGTCACAATTGAGTACAAAAATGAAAAGGGCGCCATGGTTCCCCTGAGGGTCCACACTGTTCTCATCTCTACCCAGCATGACGAGACTGTCACTAATGACCAGATTGCTGCAGATCTGAAGGAGCATGTGATCAAGCCGGTGATCCCTGCAAAATACATGGATGAGAACACCATATTCCATTTGAATCCATCTGGGCGTTTTGTGATTGGAGGACCCCATGGAGATGCAGGGCTGACTGGAAGGAAAATCATCATTGACACATATGGGGGATGGGGAGCTCATGGAGGAGGAGCATTCTCTGGCAAGGATCCAACCAAGGTGGATCGCAGTGGAGCATATATAGTTAGACAGGCTGCCAAGAGTGTTGTTGCAGCTGGGCTTGCCAGGAGGTGCATTGTGCAGGTTTCCTATGCCATTGGTGTGCCTGAGCCTCTCTCTGTGTTTGTGGACTCCTATGGTACTGGTAAAATTCCTGACAAGGAAATCCTCAATATCATCAAGAACAGTTTTGATTTTAGGCCTGGTATGATTTCAATCAGTCTGGATTTGAAGAGGGGTGGAAATGGGAGGTTCCAAAAGACTGCTGCTTATGGTCACTTTGGCAGAGATGACCCTGACTTCACTTGGGAAGTCGTTAAGCCTCTCAAGACCTCAGTATGA